The proteins below come from a single Zea mays cultivar B73 chromosome 8, Zm-B73-REFERENCE-NAM-5.0, whole genome shotgun sequence genomic window:
- the LOC103636488 gene encoding increased DNA methylation 1: MFSLADHGICIEQEKLPLEDQISQTWFCGKYCKEIFIGLRSHVGTDNILDSDLSWSILRCNNDGQKLHSVQKIACLAECNMKLAVALTLLEECIIRMVDPRTGVDMIPHVLYNKGSNFARVDYQGFYTVILEKGDKILCVASIR, from the exons ATGTTTTCATTGGCAGACCATGGCATTTGCATTGAACAAGAGAAGCTACCTCTTGAGGATCAAATATCTCAGACATGGTTTTGTGGGAAATACTGTAAAGAG ATATTCATAGGGCTGCGTAGTCATGTCGGGACGGATAATATTCTTGACAGTGACCTTTCATGGTCCATACTGAGATGCAACAATGACGGGCAGAAGCTACATTCTGTTCAGAAGATTGCCTGTTTGGCAGAATGTAATATGAAATTAGCAGTGGCTCTTACTCTATTGGAGGAATGTATCATTCGTATGGTGGATCCTAGAACTGGTGTGGACATGATACCCCATGTTTTATACAACAAGGG ATCAAACTTTGCTCGTGTGGATTATCAGGGATTCTATACTGTAATCCTGGAGAAAGGTGATAAAATTTTATGTGTGGCTTCTATCAGGTGA